A single genomic interval of Rhodopirellula bahusiensis harbors:
- a CDS encoding di-heme oxidoredictase family protein, producing the protein MAVNHRTEWAGGLILVLLITPQGMAEDPAAGRELFEQEWVFVEREPTFAEFDTVGPMSLPRRSGGERRMRHGRRPPHHEEGRHWTSERQVDAQWFPADGLGPMHNAVSCAACHPGGGASGVIHNVTHITVDPRSPFFDDADDRQGRGALRHSIMEFFPGLVSGNTLSFNTIVHDASTRPGYDEIRQRLSVGVTNGLPSEWFDSQQRSVEAIAEQPVIAGRYESLDYYLSQRNTTPLHGMGLVEMISLDRLNAIALSQTRSSGGLISGRVAGKYGWRGQVDTLSGFVAGACAKELGLNVGDTIRQSDDPADPRYVSLAPDITTNQVADLTSYVAGLPAPNMQMLSGEERKQVRRGKKVFHSIGCATCHIENVIPAKGIYSDLLLHDMGAELQDPLPAPAYQLASSSSANPAGAYSNRYGRGGGTVSKPGAERDRRGPRGDRGRSNSRSEDVVVATGTPLAIPMDYPQQPQFPRGEVSEVDLKVRYPLSWDALQREWKTPPLWGVADSAPYLHDGRAETLVDAIQWHGGEAAPSKRNYLRLNDGQQRLLIVFLNSLKAPGH; encoded by the coding sequence ATGGCCGTCAACCATCGGACTGAATGGGCTGGAGGGCTGATCTTGGTTCTGCTCATCACCCCTCAAGGAATGGCGGAGGATCCGGCCGCGGGACGTGAGTTGTTTGAGCAGGAATGGGTGTTTGTCGAACGAGAACCAACGTTCGCTGAATTTGACACCGTCGGTCCGATGTCTTTGCCGAGAAGGAGTGGAGGCGAACGCCGGATGAGACATGGGCGTCGTCCGCCGCACCATGAAGAGGGACGGCATTGGACGTCCGAACGCCAAGTTGATGCACAGTGGTTCCCTGCAGATGGCTTGGGCCCGATGCACAACGCTGTTTCATGTGCCGCGTGTCATCCCGGCGGTGGGGCATCGGGAGTGATCCACAACGTGACTCATATCACCGTGGATCCGCGGTCCCCGTTCTTTGATGATGCCGATGACCGCCAGGGACGTGGTGCACTCCGCCACTCAATCATGGAATTCTTTCCCGGTCTGGTGTCGGGGAACACGTTGTCTTTCAACACCATTGTCCATGACGCCTCCACTCGTCCCGGCTATGACGAAATCCGTCAACGCTTGTCTGTCGGCGTTACCAACGGGCTTCCTTCCGAGTGGTTCGATTCGCAGCAGCGAAGCGTGGAAGCGATTGCGGAACAACCGGTGATCGCAGGACGGTACGAGTCACTCGACTATTACCTCAGTCAACGGAATACAACACCGCTGCATGGCATGGGACTGGTCGAGATGATTTCGCTGGATCGATTGAATGCGATCGCTTTGTCCCAGACCCGTTCCTCGGGAGGATTGATTTCCGGTCGAGTGGCAGGCAAGTATGGTTGGCGGGGCCAAGTCGATACGTTGTCCGGATTTGTTGCGGGTGCCTGTGCGAAGGAGTTGGGGCTGAACGTCGGCGATACGATCCGGCAATCCGATGATCCAGCGGATCCTCGCTATGTCAGTCTCGCACCCGATATCACCACGAACCAAGTCGCGGATCTGACGAGTTACGTCGCCGGTCTTCCCGCTCCCAACATGCAAATGTTGTCGGGAGAAGAACGCAAGCAGGTTCGTCGTGGAAAAAAGGTGTTTCATTCGATTGGATGTGCAACCTGTCACATTGAGAATGTGATTCCAGCGAAGGGAATCTACAGCGACTTGTTGTTGCATGACATGGGGGCCGAGTTGCAAGATCCTTTGCCGGCTCCGGCGTATCAGTTGGCCAGCTCCTCTTCAGCGAATCCTGCGGGGGCGTACTCCAATCGCTATGGCCGTGGTGGGGGAACGGTTTCAAAGCCTGGGGCAGAGCGGGATCGCAGGGGCCCGCGAGGCGATCGCGGCCGTTCCAATTCGCGGTCCGAAGACGTCGTTGTTGCAACCGGGACTCCATTGGCGATCCCGATGGATTATCCGCAGCAACCGCAGTTTCCCCGCGGCGAAGTCAGCGAAGTCGATTTGAAGGTGCGGTACCCACTTTCCTGGGACGCATTGCAGCGAGAATGGAAGACGCCGCCACTGTGGGGAGTCGCTGATTCAGCCCCCTATCTTCACGACGGCCGAGCCGAAACCCTGGTGGATGCGATCCAGTGGCATGGTGGAGAAGCTGCTCCATCCAAACGCAACTATCTCAGGCTGAACGATGGGCAGCAGCGATTGTTGATTGTGTTTTTGAACAGCTTGAAAGCACCAGGTCACTGA
- a CDS encoding DUF1552 domain-containing protein: protein MLSRRNLLQGIAAGAGAAMGASLFPERLLASPVGNTTPKRIIFFMQNQGFDPKTCIPAGMKHSGSLGTAKLPEPISALEPYKDRLHIINGLHGLHTSPSHSAFFGALGGYRGSDGVPPSGSTIDYELSKVLPQTLLPHLCIGMDSIENMKTKPTIATLSASGAGQPIFMHSNPNHLYQMLYGGISSGDIRLQHEARSSVLSQVERLAASKGQSLPPSDQQRYGQYVQGFQEVNGLRDRLDTVSDHLRKFAPEVDERYSNPEFETDWHDRLLDLGISALSSGITNTLTIGSGRGEIFGAWKGLGIEQQGHNLGHMEQPDNPIWIKIRQYNSRMLVRIMEKLDSVSEGSGTMMDNTLIVYTSNNADKQHTNGANWPVMLLGNLDGAFKSGCFTQVEGKRPINALYTSLLRAAGQNVDRFNMDEKMAKKYDDSNGPLKEVLA, encoded by the coding sequence ATGCTCAGTCGTAGAAACTTGTTGCAAGGAATCGCAGCAGGCGCCGGTGCCGCCATGGGTGCCTCGCTGTTCCCGGAGCGTCTGCTGGCATCGCCGGTTGGGAACACGACTCCCAAACGAATCATCTTCTTCATGCAGAACCAGGGATTCGATCCCAAAACCTGCATTCCGGCTGGGATGAAGCACAGCGGATCATTGGGCACGGCCAAACTGCCGGAACCCATCAGTGCTTTGGAACCCTACAAAGATCGCTTGCACATCATCAATGGTTTGCACGGCCTTCACACCAGCCCATCGCACAGTGCCTTCTTTGGTGCACTGGGTGGTTATCGAGGAAGCGATGGTGTGCCGCCGAGTGGCTCGACGATCGACTATGAACTCAGCAAGGTTTTGCCGCAGACATTGCTGCCGCATCTCTGTATCGGGATGGACTCGATCGAGAACATGAAGACCAAACCAACCATCGCGACGCTATCGGCGAGCGGTGCGGGGCAGCCCATCTTCATGCATTCCAATCCGAACCATCTGTATCAGATGCTTTACGGCGGAATCTCATCGGGCGACATTCGGTTGCAACACGAAGCTCGATCGAGTGTGCTCAGTCAGGTCGAAAGACTCGCCGCCAGCAAGGGGCAGTCTTTGCCGCCGTCCGATCAACAGCGTTATGGCCAATACGTTCAAGGCTTCCAAGAGGTCAACGGATTGCGAGACCGACTCGACACCGTTTCGGATCACCTGCGGAAGTTTGCACCCGAAGTCGATGAGCGTTACAGCAATCCCGAGTTTGAAACTGATTGGCATGATCGCTTGCTTGACCTGGGCATCTCCGCTCTTTCGTCGGGCATCACCAACACGCTGACGATCGGTTCCGGACGCGGCGAAATTTTCGGTGCTTGGAAAGGACTGGGCATCGAACAGCAAGGCCACAACTTGGGCCACATGGAACAACCCGACAATCCAATCTGGATCAAAATTCGGCAATACAACAGCCGCATGCTGGTTCGGATCATGGAGAAACTCGACAGTGTGTCCGAAGGCAGCGGCACGATGATGGACAACACGTTGATTGTCTACACCAGCAACAACGCCGACAAGCAGCACACCAACGGAGCGAACTGGCCCGTCATGCTGCTGGGCAATCTCGACGGTGCATTCAAAAGTGGGTGCTTCACGCAAGTCGAAGGCAAACGCCCGATCAATGCGCTCTACACTTCGCTATTGCGTGCCGCGGGGCAAAATGTTGACCGATTCAACATGGACGAAAAGATGGCGAAGAAGTATGACGACAGCAATGGTCCCCTCAAAGAAGTGCTGGCGTAA